From the genome of Arthrobacter alpinus, one region includes:
- a CDS encoding carbohydrate ABC transporter permease, protein MSTTTGRRTAAAAAPASPKALAKASKPGQGGSSIDRQRRKLLVPFVGPAFLFYTVLFIVPAIGAGWISLHVWAGSGPMKFVGLQNYVKVFKDPLFLKSFGNTLLLLFVVGATIFILAFAMTLVLRDMAGKKIVRNVIFFPHLINALVFGVLAGFIFNPGGMVNTLLKPLGITEPPAWLAQENIFPLIMATLVATTTGYFTTILMAGVDRIPPYFYEDCALAGATAFQRLRYVILPLTWDVFGTCAVLWTISSIKIFEIIWVFGGSSGAGIPPTQSWTTAVYTYVTAFSGQSTPAYGAATASAIISLALVSVLVVLLRRAMRRDAVEF, encoded by the coding sequence ATGTCCACCACCACTGGACGCCGCACAGCTGCAGCCGCAGCCCCGGCTTCACCCAAGGCTCTGGCCAAGGCGTCGAAGCCGGGGCAGGGCGGCAGCAGCATAGACCGCCAACGCCGCAAGCTCCTGGTGCCCTTCGTGGGCCCCGCCTTCCTCTTCTACACCGTCTTGTTCATCGTCCCAGCCATCGGCGCCGGCTGGATCAGCCTGCACGTGTGGGCCGGCTCGGGCCCCATGAAGTTTGTGGGCCTGCAAAACTACGTGAAGGTCTTCAAGGACCCGCTGTTCCTGAAGTCGTTCGGCAACACGCTGCTGCTGCTGTTTGTAGTAGGTGCCACGATCTTCATCCTGGCGTTCGCCATGACCCTGGTCCTGCGTGACATGGCGGGGAAAAAGATTGTCCGCAACGTCATCTTCTTCCCGCACCTGATCAACGCCCTGGTATTTGGAGTCCTGGCCGGGTTCATCTTCAACCCCGGCGGCATGGTCAACACCTTGCTCAAGCCGTTGGGCATCACCGAGCCGCCGGCCTGGTTGGCCCAGGAAAACATCTTCCCGCTCATCATGGCAACTCTGGTGGCAACCACCACCGGTTACTTCACCACCATCTTGATGGCCGGCGTCGACCGCATCCCGCCCTACTTCTACGAGGACTGCGCCCTAGCCGGGGCCACCGCCTTCCAGCGGCTGCGCTATGTGATCCTGCCGCTGACCTGGGACGTGTTCGGCACCTGCGCGGTGCTGTGGACCATCTCCTCCATCAAGATCTTTGAGATCATCTGGGTCTTTGGCGGCAGCAGCGGCGCCGGCATCCCGCCCACCCAAAGCTGGACCACCGCCGTCTACACCTATGTCACCGCCTTCTCCGGCCAGTCCACGCCCGCTTACGGTGCCGCCACGGCGTCGGCCATCA